A stretch of Paenibacillus sp. URB8-2 DNA encodes these proteins:
- a CDS encoding NADH:flavin oxidoreductase/NADH oxidase, whose protein sequence is MTDLFTPYKLKGLELKNRIVLPPMCQYSVTNKDGIANEWHHTHYVSRAVGGTGLIIIEMTDVEPDGRITDYDLGLWSDEQIPALARIVEDCHRYGAKVGIQIAHAGRKAEDAPVPVSSSPVPFNGESKTPRELSTGEVKEMVEKFRLAARRAVQAGFDTIELHGAHGYLIHQFTSPLTNRRNDEYGKDLTKFGYEVIAAVKGEMPEDMPLILRISAQEYVEGGYGIEHSLEFSKAFKEAGVDIFHISAGGEGPIAAAGRPGTHAAYQVPLARAIKEGLNVPVIAVGRLDDSALANAVIGNGEADLIAVGRGMLKNPYWPLTAAVELRKETAIPRQYERGFAII, encoded by the coding sequence TTGACCGATTTATTTACTCCGTACAAACTTAAAGGACTGGAACTCAAGAACCGGATTGTTTTGCCTCCGATGTGCCAGTATTCGGTAACGAACAAAGATGGGATTGCCAATGAGTGGCATCATACCCATTATGTCAGCCGGGCCGTTGGCGGGACGGGATTGATTATTATTGAAATGACCGATGTGGAGCCGGACGGCCGGATTACGGATTATGATCTGGGGCTGTGGTCCGATGAACAAATTCCGGCACTTGCCCGAATTGTGGAGGACTGCCACCGGTATGGCGCGAAGGTCGGCATCCAAATTGCACATGCCGGCCGGAAGGCCGAGGACGCGCCGGTTCCCGTCTCGTCTTCGCCGGTTCCGTTCAACGGGGAGTCGAAGACGCCGCGCGAGCTGTCGACCGGTGAAGTGAAAGAGATGGTAGAGAAGTTCCGGCTGGCGGCGCGCCGGGCGGTGCAGGCGGGATTTGACACCATCGAGCTGCATGGCGCTCACGGGTATTTGATCCACCAGTTCACCTCGCCGCTTACCAACCGGAGAAATGACGAGTACGGGAAGGACCTGACGAAGTTCGGCTATGAAGTCATCGCCGCGGTTAAGGGCGAAATGCCGGAAGACATGCCGCTCATTCTGCGTATTTCCGCCCAGGAGTACGTCGAAGGCGGTTACGGCATCGAGCACAGCCTGGAATTCAGCAAGGCATTTAAAGAAGCCGGTGTAGACATATTCCATATCAGCGCCGGAGGGGAAGGGCCGATCGCTGCTGCCGGCCGCCCGGGTACGCATGCCGCTTACCAGGTGCCGCTTGCAAGGGCAATCAAAGAGGGACTGAACGTTCCGGTCATCGCGGTTGGCCGTCTGGACGATTCCGCGCTCGCCAATGCGGTTATCGGCAATGGAGAAGCGGATCTGATTGCCGTCGGACGCGGCATGCTGAAGAACCCTTACTGGCCTCTGACGGCGGCTGTTGAGCTGCGTAAAGAGACGGCGATCCCAAGACAGTATGAGCGCGGCTTTGCCATTATCTAA
- a CDS encoding Ger(x)C family spore germination protein, whose protein sequence is MMKHFKKITVLLLILSIPSCLLTSCLGYRDLDHVVFVTSILLDRDEENNIVFYFETLNSIRSSSMEANQEKRIIYKIGIQNPGDAINELESHTSAPVTLAHNKVLLFTERFASGGVDQAFELFERWQDSSARTLLGIFVGDTDFYVKPNHQEETMTGLYLYDMLGDMQSVTSNGVKINIKEFMSQKYIGSRINSVPIVNVSKDEVTEGQYYLDGLGLIQEYKLIGKLNSEETGYYNFLVGKEVSGNINTRNPEDETKTVSMMLQNNKRYKSEVKLENEVLKLIIKIKLSTDISAVQGKLELTGETVAKMEETMEEKLERNCQKMFQEWKDKKIDIFGVQEKFERKYPSDDRKNILENTELQIDFEVKINGTSAVRDAT, encoded by the coding sequence ATGATGAAGCACTTCAAAAAAATAACGGTGCTCCTGCTCATTCTATCGATCCCGTCGTGCTTGCTGACCTCCTGCCTGGGATACAGGGATTTGGATCATGTCGTGTTTGTAACCTCCATTCTGCTTGATCGGGATGAAGAGAATAATATCGTATTTTATTTTGAAACCCTTAACTCTATCCGCAGTTCTTCAATGGAAGCGAACCAGGAGAAGAGAATTATTTACAAAATCGGAATCCAGAACCCGGGCGATGCAATCAACGAGCTTGAATCGCATACGAGCGCGCCTGTCACCCTGGCCCACAATAAAGTGCTGTTGTTTACGGAAAGATTTGCAAGCGGCGGAGTCGACCAGGCCTTTGAGCTGTTCGAGAGATGGCAGGACTCCAGCGCACGCACCCTGCTGGGGATTTTCGTGGGGGATACCGATTTCTATGTTAAGCCAAACCATCAGGAAGAAACGATGACAGGACTGTATCTGTATGACATGCTGGGCGATATGCAATCTGTGACATCGAATGGGGTCAAGATCAATATTAAGGAATTCATGAGCCAAAAATACATTGGGAGCCGCATCAACTCCGTCCCGATTGTCAATGTGTCCAAAGATGAGGTAACAGAGGGGCAGTATTATCTTGATGGTCTGGGGCTGATCCAGGAATATAAGCTCATTGGCAAACTAAACAGCGAGGAGACCGGTTACTATAACTTTTTGGTGGGCAAAGAGGTTTCCGGCAACATCAACACCAGAAATCCCGAAGACGAGACGAAGACGGTATCTATGATGCTGCAAAACAACAAGCGCTATAAATCTGAGGTGAAGCTTGAAAATGAAGTCTTGAAGCTAATCATCAAAATAAAGCTCAGCACAGACATATCCGCTGTCCAAGGCAAGCTAGAACTGACGGGCGAAACGGTTGCGAAAATGGAGGAAACCATGGAGGAGAAGCTGGAGCGGAACTGCCAGAAGATGTTTCAGGAATGGAAGGATAAAAAAATTGATATTTTTGGTGTCCAGGAGAAATTTGAAAGGAAATATCCTTCGGACGACAGGAAGAACATTCTTGAAAATACGGAACTGCAAATCGATTTTGAGGTGAAAATTAACGGGACATCTGCGGTAAGGGATGCCACCTAA